In Camelus dromedarius isolate mCamDro1 chromosome 3, mCamDro1.pat, whole genome shotgun sequence, one DNA window encodes the following:
- the IL9 gene encoding interleukin-9 encodes MLLSVVLASALLLCSVASQGCLTLTGIKDAEYLINNLQKHPPSKCSCSSNVTDCLCLPIPSDNCTTACFQEGLTQMANTTLKTRFPLIFNRVKKTVEALKNNKCGSFSCEQPCNQTIAGNTLTFLRSLLESFQKERMRGRV; translated from the exons ATGCTCCTGTCCGTGGTCCTTGCCTCGGCCCTGCTCCTCTGCTCTGTGGCCAGCCAGGGGTGTTTGACCTTGACTGGGATCAAGGATGCTGAGTACCTCATCAACAACCTGCAG AAACATCCACCTTCAAAATGCAGCTGCAGCAGCAAC GTGACTGACTGTTTGTGTCTGCCCATTCCTTCT GACAACTGCACCACGGCATGCTTCCAGGAGGGTCTgacacagatggccaacacaACACTGAAAACAAGATTCCCCCTGATTTTCAATAGGGTGAAGAAAACGGTTGAAGCCCTCAAGAACAACAAGTGTGGC TCTTTTTCCTGTGAACAGCCATGCAACCAAACCATAGCAGGCAATACACTGACATTCCTGAGGAGTCTCCTGGAAAGTTTCCAGAAAGAAAGGATGAGAGGCAGAGTGTGA